The proteins below come from a single Plantactinospora sp. KBS50 genomic window:
- a CDS encoding S8 family serine peptidase: MKDASHPPHVDGASSGGRDGDQPPNWTRRACAGLLTSVLAVGAAALAGGASASADPANDPDTLKDSPARTLGAHDMDLLATAKAKRQKTVMLIIATDKGRAREVASGLAKLGGTVGKEVDAVGYVRAQVPTAAVLKAAKLPGVTAVDLDETIPLPKPEPVTAADGSAGTVAVDAPGPDTPAANPYLPTNETGAVSFKRAHPEWDGRGVTIGIMDSGVDLDNPALQTTSTGERKIVDWFTATDPIYDGDGTWRAMLTEVTGPTFSYAGATWTAPAGTWRVNRFSESITAGGDPGGDVNRDGDTTDTFGILYDPVSHDIRVDTNQNNDFTDDAVMRPYRERYDVGHFGTDDPATPLREQMPFTVEYRQDVDLSPYGGPYVGQTTDFVNIGIVEAQHGSHVAGITAAYNMFGNAEFNGAAPGAKLVSARACSWSGGCTYAALTDGMVELVVNRHVDVVNMSIGGLPALNDANNARAQLYDRLIDDYGVQMFISAGNSGPGVNTVGDPSVATNVVSVAAGISRATWLANYGSVTRTPYQLFNFSSRGPREDGGFKPNITAPGSAISTTPLWQAGAPVPDAGYSLPPGYSMLNGTSMAAPEATGAAALLLSAAKATDRGVTPAALRRAIYSSARWIDGAPAYGQGYGQFNVPGAWALLRTGIETRTYTSQAPVCTPLSDYLATPGKGTGIYNRCSAGAGGQRPGVAKTYTVKITRTSGPTRTVKHDLSWVGNDGTFKAPKHVALPLNKTVKIQVTAKGDAGAHGAILRVDDPATPAVDFEVMASVVIGNQVKRPDFAYSAAGSVDRNLTRSYFVTVPEGAAALQVNLSGIATGSQTRFIAINPYGVPVESTASTACFTNYSDANVCNPQERDYQNPLPGIWEIEVEARRTSPALNNPFQLTARVQGVTVDPAVLDLPSVTAGEPTPVTWTVTNAFGPVTVHGEGGPLGSSAAGRPSIADGETQTFQVTVPAGATRLDIGIKNPSDPSADLDLYVRRDGVEVGRSADGDSDESVSIANPAPGTYEIEIDGYSVPAGTTEYDYRDVFYSPSLGSVSVSPSTVTLGYGDSATISGTVTADAAPESGRQLFGEVRVVTDEGAVVGRGAVTIGSVG, from the coding sequence ATGAAGGATGCGTCACACCCGCCCCACGTCGATGGGGCCTCTTCTGGAGGAAGAGACGGTGACCAACCCCCGAACTGGACCCGGCGCGCCTGCGCCGGACTCCTCACCTCCGTCCTGGCGGTCGGCGCGGCGGCGCTTGCCGGCGGCGCGAGCGCCAGCGCCGACCCGGCGAACGATCCGGACACCCTGAAGGACTCCCCCGCGCGTACCCTCGGCGCGCACGACATGGACCTGCTGGCCACGGCGAAGGCCAAGCGCCAGAAGACCGTCATGCTGATCATCGCCACCGACAAGGGGCGGGCCAGGGAGGTCGCGAGCGGGCTCGCGAAGCTCGGCGGCACCGTCGGCAAGGAGGTCGACGCCGTCGGCTACGTCCGCGCGCAGGTGCCGACGGCCGCCGTGCTCAAGGCCGCGAAGCTGCCCGGTGTGACGGCGGTCGACCTCGACGAGACCATTCCGCTGCCGAAGCCGGAGCCGGTGACCGCGGCCGACGGCAGCGCCGGCACCGTCGCCGTCGACGCACCGGGACCGGACACCCCGGCGGCCAACCCGTACCTGCCGACGAACGAGACGGGTGCCGTCTCCTTCAAGCGGGCGCACCCGGAGTGGGACGGCCGGGGCGTGACCATCGGCATCATGGACTCCGGCGTCGACCTGGACAACCCCGCCCTCCAGACCACCTCCACCGGAGAGCGGAAGATCGTCGACTGGTTCACCGCCACCGACCCGATCTACGACGGCGACGGCACCTGGCGGGCCATGCTCACCGAGGTCACCGGCCCGACGTTCAGCTACGCCGGGGCCACCTGGACCGCGCCGGCCGGCACGTGGCGGGTCAACCGGTTCTCCGAGTCGATCACGGCCGGCGGCGACCCCGGCGGCGACGTGAACCGGGACGGCGACACCACCGACACCTTCGGGATCCTCTACGACCCGGTCAGCCACGACATCCGGGTGGACACCAACCAGAACAACGACTTCACCGACGACGCCGTCATGCGGCCGTACCGGGAGCGGTACGACGTGGGCCACTTCGGCACCGACGACCCGGCCACCCCGCTCCGCGAGCAGATGCCGTTCACCGTGGAGTACCGGCAGGACGTCGACCTCAGCCCCTACGGCGGCCCGTACGTGGGGCAGACGACCGACTTCGTCAACATCGGCATCGTCGAGGCGCAGCACGGATCGCACGTGGCCGGCATCACGGCGGCGTACAACATGTTCGGCAACGCCGAGTTCAACGGTGCGGCGCCGGGCGCCAAGCTGGTCTCGGCCCGGGCCTGTAGCTGGAGCGGCGGCTGCACCTACGCGGCGCTTACCGACGGCATGGTCGAGCTGGTGGTCAACCGGCACGTCGACGTGGTCAACATGTCGATCGGCGGCCTGCCGGCGCTCAACGACGCCAACAACGCGCGGGCGCAGCTCTACGACCGCCTGATCGACGACTACGGGGTGCAGATGTTCATCTCGGCCGGCAACTCCGGGCCGGGTGTGAACACCGTGGGCGACCCGTCCGTGGCCACCAACGTGGTGAGCGTCGCCGCCGGCATCAGCCGGGCGACCTGGCTGGCCAACTACGGCTCGGTCACCCGCACGCCGTACCAGTTGTTCAACTTCTCGTCCCGCGGACCGCGTGAGGACGGCGGTTTCAAGCCGAACATCACCGCGCCCGGCTCGGCGATCTCCACCACCCCGCTCTGGCAGGCGGGGGCGCCCGTACCGGACGCCGGCTACTCGTTGCCGCCCGGCTACTCGATGCTGAACGGCACCTCGATGGCCGCGCCGGAGGCGACCGGCGCCGCGGCGCTGCTGCTGTCGGCCGCCAAGGCCACCGACCGGGGTGTCACCCCGGCCGCGCTGCGGCGGGCCATCTACAGCTCGGCCAGGTGGATCGACGGCGCCCCGGCGTACGGCCAGGGCTACGGCCAGTTCAACGTCCCGGGCGCCTGGGCGCTGCTGCGTACCGGGATCGAGACCCGGACCTACACCTCCCAGGCTCCGGTCTGCACCCCGCTGTCGGACTACCTGGCCACGCCCGGCAAGGGCACGGGCATCTACAACCGGTGCTCGGCCGGCGCGGGCGGGCAGCGGCCCGGGGTCGCCAAGACCTATACCGTGAAGATCACCCGTACCTCGGGGCCGACCAGGACGGTCAAGCACGACCTGAGCTGGGTGGGCAACGACGGGACCTTCAAGGCGCCCAAGCACGTGGCACTGCCGCTCAACAAGACCGTCAAGATCCAGGTGACCGCGAAGGGCGACGCGGGGGCGCACGGGGCGATCCTGCGGGTCGACGACCCGGCCACCCCCGCGGTGGACTTCGAGGTCATGGCGAGCGTGGTGATCGGCAACCAGGTCAAGCGGCCGGACTTCGCCTACTCCGCCGCCGGCTCGGTCGACCGGAACCTGACCCGATCCTACTTCGTCACCGTGCCCGAGGGCGCCGCCGCGCTCCAGGTGAACCTCTCCGGCATCGCGACCGGTTCGCAGACCCGGTTCATCGCGATCAACCCGTACGGCGTGCCGGTGGAGAGCACCGCGTCCACGGCCTGCTTCACCAACTACTCGGATGCGAACGTCTGCAATCCGCAGGAACGCGACTACCAGAACCCGCTGCCGGGGATCTGGGAGATCGAGGTCGAGGCGCGGCGGACCTCGCCGGCGCTGAACAACCCGTTCCAGCTCACCGCCCGCGTGCAGGGCGTCACGGTCGACCCGGCCGTGCTCGACCTGCCCAGCGTCACCGCGGGTGAACCCACCCCGGTGACCTGGACGGTGACCAACGCCTTCGGGCCGGTCACCGTGCACGGCGAGGGCGGCCCGCTCGGCAGTTCGGCCGCCGGCCGGCCGAGCATCGCCGACGGCGAGACGCAGACGTTCCAGGTCACGGTGCCGGCCGGGGCCACCCGGCTGGACATCGGGATCAAGAACCCGAGCGACCCGAGTGCCGACCTCGATCTCTACGTCCGCAGGGACGGGGTCGAGGTGGGCCGGTCCGCGGACGGCGACTCCGACGAGTCGGTCTCGATCGCCAACCCGGCGCCGGGAACGTACGAGATCGAGATCGACGGCTACTCGGTGCCGGCCGGCACCACCGAGTACGACTACCGGGACGTGTTCTACTCGCCCTCGCTGGGCAGCGTCTCGGTGTCGCCCTCGACCGTGACCCTCGGGTACGGCGACAGCGCCACGATCAGCGGCACGGTCACCGCCGACGCGGCGCCCGAGTCGGGCCGGCAGTTGTTCGGCGAGGTGCGGGTGGTCACCGATGAGGGCGCGGTCGTCGGCCGCGGCGCCGTCACCATCGGCAGCGTCGGCTAG
- a CDS encoding 4-hydroxy-3-methylbut-2-enyl diphosphate reductase yields MGYVTDAQVTSRTGKRVLLAKPRGYCAGVDRAVQTVEEALKLYGAPIYVRKQIVHNKHVVSTLERQGAIFVEENEEVPEGAIVIFSAHGVAPEVYEQARTRSLRAIDATCPLVTKVHQEARRFAAEDYDILLIGHEGHEEVIGTAGEAPAHIQLVDGPEHADSITVRDPEKVVWLSQTTLSVDETLETVARLKRRLPLLQSPPSDDICYATSNRQHVVKQIAPDCDVVLVVGSRNSSNSVRLVEVALDAGARAGHLIDYASEIRDEWLAGAGTVGLTSGASVPDDLVMQVLDHLAERGFTDVAEVTTADEHLTFALPRELKRDMKAAEARRAQEAAALAASIDER; encoded by the coding sequence ATGGGGTACGTGACCGACGCTCAGGTGACATCCCGGACCGGCAAGCGTGTGCTCCTGGCGAAGCCCCGCGGCTACTGCGCGGGGGTCGACCGGGCGGTGCAGACCGTCGAGGAGGCGCTCAAGCTCTACGGCGCACCCATCTACGTACGGAAACAGATCGTGCACAACAAGCACGTCGTCTCGACTCTGGAGCGGCAGGGCGCGATCTTCGTGGAGGAGAACGAGGAGGTCCCCGAGGGGGCCATCGTGATCTTCTCGGCGCACGGCGTCGCCCCGGAGGTGTACGAGCAGGCCCGCACCCGCTCCCTGCGGGCGATCGACGCCACCTGCCCGCTGGTCACGAAGGTGCACCAGGAGGCCCGCCGGTTCGCCGCGGAGGACTACGACATCCTGCTCATCGGCCACGAGGGCCACGAGGAGGTCATCGGCACCGCCGGCGAGGCCCCCGCGCACATCCAACTGGTGGACGGCCCCGAGCACGCCGACAGCATCACCGTGCGGGATCCGGAGAAGGTCGTCTGGCTCTCCCAGACCACCCTGTCGGTGGACGAGACGCTGGAGACCGTGGCCCGGCTCAAGCGCCGGCTGCCGCTGCTGCAGTCCCCGCCCAGCGACGACATCTGCTACGCCACCTCCAACCGGCAGCACGTGGTGAAGCAGATCGCCCCGGACTGCGACGTGGTGCTGGTGGTCGGCTCGCGCAACTCCTCCAACTCGGTCCGCCTCGTCGAGGTGGCGTTGGACGCCGGCGCCCGGGCCGGGCACCTGATCGACTACGCGTCCGAGATCCGGGACGAATGGCTCGCCGGTGCGGGCACGGTCGGCCTGACCTCGGGGGCGAGCGTCCCGGACGACCTGGTCATGCAGGTGCTCGACCACCTGGCCGAGCGCGGCTTCACCGACGTGGCCGAGGTGACCACCGCCGACGAACACCTGACGTTCGCGCTGCCGCGCGAGTTGAAGCGGGACATGAAGGCCGCCGAGGCGCGCCGGGCGCAGGAGGCGGCGGCGCTGGCGGCCAGCATCGACGAGCGCTGA
- the xseA gene encoding exodeoxyribonuclease VII large subunit, with translation MAAPDIPPSSSDQPWPVRVVSQKLSAWIAKLGWVWVDGQVAQISRRPGAATVFLTLRDPSADLSLTVTTNRDVLDSGAPELREGARIVLHARPEFYAARGTLSLRADQVRQVGLGELLARLEKLKKLLAAEGLFDRSRKRRPPFLPGRVGLITGRASAAERDVLSNARRRWPSVEFRTMNVAVQGPSAVPQILDALAVLDADESVDVIILARGGGGVEDLLPFSDEALCRAVFACRTPVVSAIGHETDTPLVDYVADVRASTPTDAAKRIVPDLGEELRLIRQARQRLDRAVTGFIDRESHRLDGLRSRPVLARPQVMLDQRAGDAAALRDRGRRCLDHRLAGAEGELRHTLARLRALSPAATLDRGYAIVQRADGQVVRAAAEVGKGDQIRVRLAEGELAATVDAP, from the coding sequence GTGGCCGCCCCCGACATTCCGCCCAGCAGTTCCGACCAGCCGTGGCCGGTCCGGGTGGTCAGCCAGAAGCTGAGCGCGTGGATCGCCAAGCTGGGCTGGGTCTGGGTGGACGGCCAGGTGGCGCAGATCAGCCGGCGCCCCGGTGCGGCCACGGTCTTCCTCACCCTGCGCGACCCGTCGGCGGACCTCAGCCTCACCGTCACCACGAACCGGGACGTCCTCGACTCCGGCGCTCCCGAGCTGCGCGAGGGGGCGCGGATCGTCCTGCACGCCCGGCCGGAGTTCTACGCCGCCCGCGGCACCCTCAGCCTGCGGGCCGACCAGGTCCGGCAGGTCGGGCTCGGCGAGCTGCTGGCCCGGCTGGAGAAGCTCAAGAAGCTGCTCGCCGCCGAGGGCCTGTTCGACCGGTCCCGCAAGCGGCGCCCGCCGTTCCTGCCCGGCCGGGTCGGGCTGATCACCGGCCGCGCCTCGGCCGCCGAGCGCGACGTGCTGAGCAACGCCCGGCGGCGCTGGCCGTCCGTGGAGTTCCGGACCATGAACGTCGCGGTGCAGGGGCCCTCGGCCGTGCCGCAGATCCTCGACGCGCTCGCGGTGCTGGACGCCGACGAGAGCGTCGACGTGATCATCCTGGCCCGGGGCGGCGGCGGGGTCGAGGACCTGTTGCCGTTCTCCGACGAGGCGCTGTGCCGCGCCGTGTTCGCCTGCCGCACGCCGGTGGTGAGCGCGATCGGGCACGAGACCGACACGCCGCTGGTGGACTACGTCGCCGACGTCCGCGCCTCCACCCCCACCGACGCGGCCAAGCGGATCGTGCCGGATCTGGGCGAGGAACTGCGGCTGATCCGGCAGGCCCGGCAGCGCCTCGACCGCGCCGTCACGGGCTTCATCGACCGCGAGTCGCACCGGCTCGACGGGCTGCGCTCCCGGCCGGTGCTGGCCCGGCCGCAGGTCATGCTGGATCAGCGGGCCGGCGACGCCGCGGCGCTGCGCGACCGCGGCCGGCGCTGCCTGGACCACCGGCTCGCCGGCGCCGAGGGCGAGTTGCGGCACACCCTCGCCCGGCTGCGGGCGCTCTCCCCCGCCGCGACGCTGGACCGGGGGTACGCGATCGTCCAGCGCGCCGACGGGCAGGTGGTCCGCGCTGCGGCCGAGGTCGGCAAGGGTGACCAGATCCGGGTACGCCTCGCCGAGGGCGAGTTGGCCGCCACCGTGGACGCGCCCTGA
- a CDS encoding exodeoxyribonuclease VII small subunit, with amino-acid sequence MAEQKTNGTEPDERLSYEQARAELASVVERLEAGGTSLEDSLALWERGERLAGICQRWLDGARERIEAARQAPSD; translated from the coding sequence ATGGCTGAGCAGAAGACGAACGGGACCGAGCCGGACGAGCGGCTGAGCTACGAGCAGGCCCGCGCCGAGTTGGCGTCGGTGGTCGAGCGGCTGGAGGCCGGCGGCACGTCGCTGGAGGATTCCCTCGCGCTCTGGGAGCGCGGGGAGCGGCTGGCCGGGATCTGCCAGCGCTGGCTGGACGGCGCCCGGGAGCGGATCGAGGCGGCCCGCCAGGCGCCGTCGGACTGA
- a CDS encoding DUF4245 domain-containing protein has protein sequence MIRAARRSERSPKEMALSLLVLLIPIVLFISFYRVVLGGDEPIAVDPAESVAAARAAKLFPVLEPGSPPDGWTVVRSTFQRVEGGGTLRIGYVVDGSGVQLVESSVPAEKLLPAELGSSGRSEGAVEIKGREWQSYPARPGERALVLLESDRTVIVVGVVGEQILRDLVVVLHGPGR, from the coding sequence GTGATCCGTGCGGCCCGGCGGTCGGAGCGCTCGCCGAAGGAGATGGCGCTCTCGCTGCTGGTGCTGCTGATCCCGATCGTGCTGTTCATCTCGTTCTACCGGGTGGTCCTCGGCGGCGACGAGCCGATCGCGGTGGACCCGGCGGAGTCGGTGGCCGCGGCGCGGGCCGCCAAGCTGTTCCCGGTCCTCGAACCCGGCTCGCCGCCGGATGGGTGGACCGTCGTGCGGTCCACCTTCCAGCGCGTCGAGGGCGGCGGCACGCTCCGGATCGGGTACGTCGTGGACGGCTCCGGCGTGCAACTGGTGGAGAGCAGCGTGCCGGCGGAGAAGCTGCTGCCGGCCGAGTTGGGCAGCTCGGGCCGCTCCGAGGGGGCCGTCGAGATCAAGGGTCGCGAATGGCAGTCGTACCCGGCCAGGCCCGGTGAGCGGGCGCTGGTGCTGCTGGAATCGGACCGGACAGTGATTGTGGTCGGTGTCGTCGGGGAACAGATACTCCGAGACCTGGTGGTGGTGCTGCACGGGCCGGGTCGCTGA
- the glpX gene encoding class II fructose-bisphosphatase: MTNTRTRIPQDLDRNLALDLVRVTEAAAMAAGRWVGRGDKEGGDGAAVDAMRKLINSIPMRGVVVIGEGEKDNAPMLFNGEQVGDGSGPEVDVAVDPIDGTTLMSKGMPNALAVLAVAERGAMYDPSAVFYMRKLAVGPVYADVVDIEAGVAENVRRIARVKGTDPSGVNVCVLDRSRHAELVDEIRRAGASIRFISDGDIAGAIAAARGESDVDVLMGIGGTPEGITAACALKCMGGVMQAKLWPQDEDERRKALDAGHDLDRVLYTDDLVTGDNCFFVATGVTSGDLLRGVRYRAGGAYTQSIVMRSKSGTIRVIDSYHRLEKLALYSAVDFDGRPLAEQE, encoded by the coding sequence ATGACGAACACCCGGACCCGAATCCCGCAGGACCTGGACCGCAACCTCGCCCTGGATCTGGTCCGGGTGACCGAGGCGGCCGCCATGGCGGCCGGCCGTTGGGTTGGCCGGGGCGACAAGGAGGGTGGCGACGGCGCGGCCGTCGACGCCATGCGAAAGCTGATCAACTCGATCCCGATGCGCGGCGTCGTGGTGATCGGCGAGGGCGAGAAGGACAACGCCCCGATGCTGTTCAACGGCGAGCAGGTCGGCGACGGCAGCGGACCCGAGGTGGATGTCGCGGTCGACCCGATCGACGGCACCACGCTGATGAGCAAGGGCATGCCGAACGCGCTCGCCGTGCTGGCGGTCGCCGAACGGGGCGCCATGTACGACCCGAGCGCCGTCTTCTACATGCGGAAGCTGGCCGTCGGGCCGGTCTACGCCGACGTGGTGGACATCGAGGCCGGCGTCGCCGAGAACGTGCGCCGGATCGCCCGGGTGAAGGGCACCGACCCGTCCGGGGTGAACGTCTGCGTCCTGGACCGGTCCCGGCACGCCGAACTGGTCGACGAGATCCGCCGGGCCGGCGCCTCGATCCGGTTCATCTCCGACGGCGACATCGCCGGCGCGATCGCGGCCGCCCGCGGCGAGTCGGACGTGGACGTGCTGATGGGGATCGGCGGCACCCCGGAGGGCATCACGGCGGCCTGCGCGCTCAAGTGCATGGGCGGCGTGATGCAGGCGAAGCTCTGGCCGCAGGACGAGGACGAACGGCGCAAGGCCCTGGACGCGGGGCACGACCTGGACCGGGTGCTCTACACCGACGACCTGGTCACCGGGGACAACTGCTTCTTCGTGGCCACCGGGGTCACCTCCGGCGACCTGCTGCGCGGGGTGCGCTACCGGGCGGGCGGGGCGTACACGCAGTCGATCGTGATGCGCTCGAAGAGCGGGACGATCCGCGTGATCGACTCGTATCACCGGCTGGAGAAGCTGGCCCTGTACTCGGCGGTCGACTTCGACGGTCGCCCGCTGGCCGAGCAGGAGTGA
- a CDS encoding DMT family transporter, protein MTGLALAVVSGLAVAAQSRINGELGVRLHDGIAAAVVSFGTGLLILLIGVPLLPTGRRGLRRLRTALRDGGLRPWQCLGGLCGAFLVAAQGLTVGALGVAVFTVAVVAGQSASGLAVDRAGVGPTGRQPLSPVRLFGAVLTVLAVLLAVSDHLGNPGRLVLAVLPVLGGVGIAWQQAVNGQVRVASDSTLTATAVNFAVGTVALLAALAVDVAVRGLPVGGWPPEPWLYLGGPIGISFIAVAAAVVRFTGVLLLGLATIAGQVVGAVLLDLVAPSASGPPGPFTLLGTALTLVAVAVAALRPVSRRREGGRRTGRRP, encoded by the coding sequence ATGACCGGGCTGGCGCTCGCGGTGGTCTCCGGGCTCGCCGTGGCCGCGCAGTCCAGGATCAACGGCGAGTTGGGCGTACGGCTGCACGACGGCATCGCCGCGGCCGTCGTCTCGTTCGGTACCGGCCTGCTGATCCTGCTGATCGGGGTGCCGCTGCTGCCCACCGGCCGGCGTGGCCTGCGGCGGCTGCGCACCGCCCTGCGGGACGGAGGGTTGCGGCCCTGGCAGTGCCTGGGCGGGCTCTGCGGCGCCTTCCTGGTGGCGGCCCAGGGCCTCACTGTCGGCGCGCTGGGCGTCGCCGTGTTCACGGTGGCCGTGGTCGCCGGGCAGTCCGCCAGCGGCCTGGCGGTCGACCGGGCCGGGGTCGGGCCGACCGGACGCCAACCGCTGAGCCCGGTCCGGCTGTTCGGGGCCGTCCTCACGGTGCTGGCCGTGCTGCTGGCGGTGAGCGACCACCTCGGCAATCCCGGCCGGCTGGTGCTGGCCGTGCTGCCCGTGCTGGGCGGGGTGGGGATCGCCTGGCAGCAGGCCGTGAACGGGCAGGTGCGGGTGGCCTCCGACAGCACGTTGACGGCCACCGCGGTGAACTTCGCGGTGGGCACGGTCGCGCTGCTCGCGGCGCTCGCCGTCGACGTCGCGGTACGCGGGCTGCCCGTCGGCGGATGGCCGCCGGAGCCCTGGCTGTATCTCGGCGGCCCGATCGGCATCAGCTTCATCGCGGTGGCCGCCGCGGTGGTGCGGTTCACCGGCGTGCTGCTGCTGGGACTGGCCACGATCGCCGGTCAGGTCGTCGGTGCCGTGCTGCTGGACCTGGTCGCCCCCTCGGCGTCCGGCCCGCCCGGCCCGTTCACCCTGCTCGGCACGGCGCTCACGCTGGTCGCCGTGGCGGTGGCGGCGCTGCGCCCGGTCAGCCGGCGGCGCGAGGGTGGCCGCAGGACCGGCCGGCGGCCCTGA
- a CDS encoding rhomboid family intramembrane serine protease: protein MNPEYPPRNNDASRFGTEAFYASLGRAFVAMCAVIPLLFFIEAVDVWLGAGLDSAAGIIPRHIDGLDGVFFAPFLHAGFDHLYSNSVPLILLGTFVLAAGVRRFLWSTLLITLVSGLGVWFTGNPRTVVVGASGVIFGYLGMLLTRGLVERSWWNLAVVLLVGLLYGWQLVGVLPTDPRVSWQGHLFGLLGGVAAAIIFRRPAAPRP from the coding sequence GTGAACCCGGAATACCCTCCCCGGAACAACGACGCCAGCCGGTTCGGCACCGAGGCGTTCTACGCGAGCCTCGGCCGTGCCTTCGTCGCGATGTGCGCGGTGATACCGCTGCTGTTCTTCATCGAGGCGGTGGACGTCTGGCTGGGCGCCGGTCTCGACTCGGCGGCCGGGATCATCCCGCGCCACATCGACGGGCTCGACGGCGTGTTCTTCGCGCCGTTCCTGCACGCCGGCTTCGACCACCTGTACAGCAACAGCGTGCCGCTGATCCTGCTCGGGACGTTCGTCCTGGCGGCCGGCGTCCGCCGGTTCCTCTGGTCCACCCTGCTGATCACGCTGGTGAGCGGGCTCGGGGTGTGGTTCACCGGCAACCCGCGGACCGTCGTGGTCGGCGCCAGCGGTGTGATCTTCGGGTACCTCGGCATGCTGCTCACCCGTGGTCTGGTCGAACGCAGCTGGTGGAACCTCGCGGTGGTCCTGCTGGTCGGCCTGCTCTACGGCTGGCAACTGGTCGGCGTGCTGCCCACCGATCCCCGGGTCTCCTGGCAGGGCCACCTGTTCGGACTGCTCGGCGGCGTGGCCGCGGCGATCATCTTCCGCCGGCCCGCCGCGCCCCGGCCCTAG
- a CDS encoding lytic transglycosylase domain-containing protein, whose protein sequence is MSRLMRRYGVRTLSVALLSVGVVGGAYLGHDRETQQHDVSVQRALDVENAELRYQHDQYAAHAERMVAQRQAEQEAKRKAAEAAKLDAERAKRAADAVSRREDREKAKAAAAKPYTGPIPESCNEYSGVKQTGCAILLDTGFDIDQMPCLDKLWTKESHWNYKASNASTGAYGIPQAVPGSKMASVADDWQTNPATQIKWGLGYIKGRYGTPCGAWSHSQSSGWY, encoded by the coding sequence GTGAGTCGGCTCATGCGCCGGTACGGCGTCCGGACCCTGTCGGTCGCCCTGCTGTCCGTGGGCGTGGTCGGAGGAGCCTACCTGGGCCACGACCGCGAGACCCAGCAGCACGACGTCAGCGTCCAGCGGGCGCTGGACGTCGAGAATGCGGAGCTGCGGTACCAGCACGACCAGTACGCGGCGCACGCGGAACGGATGGTGGCGCAGCGCCAGGCGGAGCAGGAGGCCAAGCGCAAGGCCGCGGAGGCGGCCAAGCTGGACGCCGAGCGCGCCAAGCGGGCGGCCGACGCCGTCAGCCGCAGGGAGGACCGGGAGAAGGCGAAGGCCGCCGCGGCCAAGCCGTACACCGGCCCGATCCCCGAATCCTGCAACGAGTACAGCGGCGTCAAGCAGACCGGCTGCGCCATCCTGCTCGACACCGGCTTCGACATCGACCAGATGCCCTGCCTGGACAAGCTGTGGACCAAGGAAAGTCACTGGAACTACAAGGCGTCCAACGCGAGCACCGGGGCGTACGGCATCCCGCAGGCCGTCCCGGGCAGCAAGATGGCCTCGGTCGCCGATGACTGGCAGACCAACCCGGCGACCCAGATCAAGTGGGGCCTGGGCTACATCAAGGGCCGGTACGGCACGCCCTGCGGCGCCTGGTCGCACTCGCAGAGCAGCGGCTGGTACTAG